A window of the Pedobacter frigiditerrae genome harbors these coding sequences:
- a CDS encoding Fic family protein, giving the protein MPYDRTQPFNDLPFLPPLKNMEEDVEVMKKLVTASRSLATTNSSIHRLPNPTMLINTIALQEAQTSTAIENIFTTEDELYKAVSETIREENIKPATKEVLRYREALWEGYNITQEKGKMDMDSIISTFRQIKNSTAGIRPPQTLTVIRRGQSEFRTGEVIYTPPRGAGIIEAKMENLIEYLNDDKKYTTDPLIKMCIAHYQFEAIHPFSDGNGRTGRILNLLYLVNKGLLGQPVLYLSKYIMINKDDYYHHLSGVTQRGAWKPWVMYMLDAAEKTAELTNQLITSILNQMEATLAHGKATIKWYNKEVNEAIFSQPYIKPKFIGEILDITSRTTLTKYFGELVAAKILSPAKDGKEVYYINDDLIQILKG; this is encoded by the coding sequence ATGCCATACGATAGAACACAACCTTTCAACGATCTTCCATTTCTGCCTCCACTTAAAAATATGGAAGAAGATGTGGAAGTGATGAAGAAACTCGTCACTGCTTCCCGTTCTTTGGCGACTACAAATTCCAGTATCCATAGGCTTCCAAACCCTACCATGCTCATCAATACCATTGCACTTCAAGAGGCACAAACCTCTACAGCAATCGAGAACATATTTACCACCGAAGATGAACTCTACAAGGCAGTGTCAGAAACTATTCGGGAAGAAAATATAAAACCAGCTACCAAGGAGGTACTTCGCTATCGGGAGGCATTATGGGAAGGATACAACATCACCCAAGAAAAAGGGAAGATGGACATGGATAGTATCATTAGCACCTTTAGACAGATTAAGAACTCTACAGCTGGAATAAGGCCACCACAGACCCTTACGGTGATTAGACGCGGACAAAGTGAATTCAGAACGGGCGAGGTAATATATACTCCTCCAAGAGGCGCGGGCATCATAGAAGCCAAGATGGAAAATCTGATCGAGTACCTAAATGACGATAAGAAATACACTACCGACCCACTGATCAAAATGTGCATTGCCCATTATCAGTTTGAAGCCATACATCCATTTTCAGATGGAAACGGAAGAACAGGTAGAATTTTGAATCTTTTATACCTGGTAAACAAAGGGCTATTAGGCCAACCGGTACTCTATCTTTCCAAATACATTATGATCAACAAGGACGACTATTACCACCACCTGAGCGGGGTTACCCAACGTGGTGCATGGAAGCCATGGGTGATGTACATGTTAGATGCTGCAGAGAAAACAGCGGAGCTGACCAATCAATTAATCACTAGTATTCTCAATCAAATGGAAGCGACACTTGCCCATGGCAAGGCAACTATTAAATGGTACAACAAGGAGGTCAATGAGGCGATCTTCAGCCAACCCTACATCAAACCAAAATTCATCGGAGAAATATTGGACATTACCTCAAGAACTACGTTGACCAAATACTTCGGCGAACTCGTTGCTGCAAAGATCTTGAGCCCCGCTAAAGACGGAAAAGAGGTATATTACATCAATGATGATCTTATTCAAATTCTGAAGGGCTAA
- a CDS encoding helix-turn-helix domain-containing protein encodes MEKEETAEGCNAFLNPIGDALYVIGGKWKLRVISSLRDGSKRFNEIQRTVVGISARVLSAELKELELNGFVKRVVHHQLTPVVVEYQLTEYAGSLSNVLHALADWGTMHRDKLRQER; translated from the coding sequence ATGGAAAAAGAAGAAACAGCAGAGGGTTGTAATGCCTTTCTAAATCCCATCGGTGATGCCTTATATGTAATTGGCGGAAAATGGAAGCTGAGGGTGATTTCAAGCTTGAGAGATGGAAGCAAACGATTTAATGAAATACAAAGAACCGTTGTTGGCATTTCTGCTCGAGTGCTTTCTGCAGAGCTGAAAGAATTGGAATTAAATGGCTTTGTTAAAAGGGTAGTTCACCATCAGTTAACACCTGTAGTGGTAGAATATCAATTGACCGAATATGCAGGAAGCCTAAGCAATGTATTACACGCTTTAGCGGATTGGGGAACCATGCATCGCGATAAGTTAAGACAAGAAAGATAG
- a CDS encoding LacI family DNA-binding transcriptional regulator has translation MKKLTTIYDIASALGITVSTVSRALRDFPGTSESTRKTVIDMAAKLDYRPNKLASALKSGKTFIIGIIVPSIEAHFFASIIHSIEDELKESHRFVAFVCGLGDADFKLFFGRFATDC, from the coding sequence TTGAAAAAGCTAACTACCATATACGATATTGCAAGTGCGTTAGGCATAACTGTTTCAACTGTTTCGAGGGCATTAAGAGATTTTCCTGGAACTAGTGAGAGTACTCGAAAAACAGTAATTGATATGGCTGCCAAACTTGATTACAGGCCTAATAAATTGGCTTCTGCACTTAAATCTGGCAAAACATTCATCATTGGGATAATTGTCCCTAGCATTGAAGCTCATTTTTTTGCTTCCATTATCCATAGTATTGAGGATGAGCTGAAAGAAAGCCACCGATTTGTGGCTTTTGTTTGTGGTCTCGGCGACGCCGATTTCAAACTGTTTTTTGGAAGATTTGCAACTGATTGTTAA
- a CDS encoding glycoside hydrolase family 43 protein: MKKIILILIGLYSGLCQAQIKFTNPIMSGFYPDPSVTKVGEDYYLVNSTFAYFPGVPVFHSKDLKNWKQIGNVIDRPSQMTFFGDQTSRGLFAPSINFFKGTYYMTCTNIDKNGNFVMTAKNPAGPWGNPVWLPKVRGIDPSLFFDQDKAYIVYNSDPPGNKSLYPGHRTIRTFEFDPINLNVIGEEIQLVNGGVDISKKPVWIEGPHIFKRGDWYYLCAAEGGTSVNHSQVILRSKNATGPYVPYEKNPILTQRDLDPTRKDPITSAGHAELVEGPDGKTYAVFLAVRPYEGNHYNTGRETFIAPVKWEDGWPIINPDQKEIPYHFSAGFKEVKQSAPPQSGNFAYRTTFENKIDQSLLFLRTNDTSWYKLDKVNGLTMKLLPETCMGLGNPAFIGKRQQHLTSAATTEMTFEAQKSNEKAGMLIFQGEYNFYYICKSVREGKQVVQLYQGNPKTKTMDLITEAPITGKKVQFKIQAQREFYSFHFSENSGKWKLLKDKIDGKFLSTQTAGGFVGSLFALYATSSGEPSQNMASYKWLDYSGNDAVYSK; encoded by the coding sequence ATGAAAAAAATTATCTTGATTTTGATTGGCCTGTATTCAGGCTTATGTCAAGCACAAATTAAATTCACAAACCCGATTATGTCGGGATTTTATCCAGATCCCAGTGTTACCAAAGTGGGTGAAGATTACTATCTGGTAAACTCAACTTTTGCTTATTTTCCTGGTGTTCCAGTGTTTCATAGCAAGGATCTGAAGAATTGGAAACAGATTGGAAATGTTATCGATAGACCATCTCAAATGACGTTTTTTGGCGATCAAACCTCAAGGGGTCTGTTTGCTCCATCCATTAATTTCTTCAAGGGTACTTATTACATGACTTGTACCAATATCGATAAAAATGGGAATTTTGTGATGACGGCAAAAAATCCAGCTGGCCCGTGGGGTAATCCAGTATGGCTTCCAAAGGTAAGGGGTATTGATCCTTCTTTGTTTTTTGATCAAGACAAAGCTTACATCGTTTACAATAGCGATCCTCCTGGAAATAAATCGCTCTATCCAGGCCATCGTACCATACGCACATTTGAGTTTGATCCAATCAATCTGAACGTAATTGGAGAGGAAATACAATTGGTAAATGGCGGTGTAGACATCAGTAAAAAACCAGTTTGGATTGAAGGACCTCATATTTTTAAGCGTGGCGATTGGTATTATCTCTGTGCGGCAGAAGGAGGAACTTCTGTAAATCACTCACAGGTAATACTGAGAAGTAAAAATGCAACTGGTCCATACGTACCTTATGAGAAAAATCCGATATTAACACAAAGAGACCTTGATCCAACTCGTAAAGATCCAATTACTTCGGCTGGCCACGCCGAATTGGTAGAAGGTCCAGATGGTAAAACCTATGCCGTTTTCTTAGCGGTGAGGCCGTACGAAGGCAATCATTACAATACGGGTAGAGAAACCTTTATTGCGCCTGTAAAATGGGAAGATGGATGGCCAATTATCAATCCTGATCAAAAAGAAATACCTTATCACTTTAGTGCTGGCTTTAAGGAAGTAAAGCAGTCAGCACCGCCACAAAGTGGAAATTTTGCTTACAGAACTACTTTCGAAAATAAAATTGATCAATCTCTGTTGTTTTTAAGAACAAACGATACCAGTTGGTACAAGCTAGATAAGGTAAACGGATTGACGATGAAGTTGCTGCCTGAAACTTGTATGGGTTTGGGTAATCCCGCCTTCATTGGGAAAAGGCAACAACATTTAACTAGCGCCGCAACTACGGAAATGACATTCGAGGCGCAAAAATCAAATGAAAAAGCTGGAATGCTAATTTTTCAAGGTGAATACAATTTTTACTACATCTGCAAGTCGGTAAGGGAAGGCAAACAAGTTGTTCAGCTTTATCAAGGCAATCCGAAGACGAAAACAATGGATTTAATAACTGAAGCACCGATTACTGGAAAGAAAGTTCAGTTTAAAATTCAAGCTCAACGAGAATTTTACAGCTTTCATTTTTCAGAAAATTCTGGCAAATGGAAATTGCTAAAGGATAAAATTGATGGGAAGTTCTTAAGTACACAAACTGCGGGTGGATTTGTAGGTTCACTTTTCGCTCTATACGCGACCTCCTCTGGAGAACCATCTCAAAATATGGCCTCGTACAAATGGCTAGATTACAGCGGAAATGATGCCGTCTATAGCAAATAA
- a CDS encoding sulfatase: MSFAALTAKAQLKKPNVIVIVSDDHAYQAVSAYGSKLIHTPNIDKIAKEGMLMKEAAVTNSVCSPSRAVLLTGKYSHINGMKDNGTYFNGAQETLPKIFKRNGYRTAIVGKWHLFSTPTGFDYWNILPDQGNYYNPGFKKNGKDTAYTGYVTDVITDLALDWVTKNKDEAPFFLMLHHKAPHRNVMPPIKYLEKFNDKKFKLPSNFYDDYKGRKALQIQQVTMKDHLDIRYDSKIPCDTCQINKVNDWAPAEYQREIQRLRPDERKIWDAAYQREYEIFKTLKTKDEIVRFQFQRYMEDYLRVVNSLDDNVGRVLQYLQDQHLSESTIVVYLSDQGFYLGEHGLYDKRFMYTESFRTPMMIKYPAGFKGGQKTSSYVLNLDIAPTLLDLCGIKVPEDMQGVSMKKLLTLGKDENWRKEVYYHYYEKSFGLTRHYGIKTERYKLIHFYDPVDTWELYDLKKDPKEMHNLYDDPTKATLVKTLKERLKALQLKYKEKI, translated from the coding sequence ATGTCCTTCGCGGCGTTAACGGCAAAGGCACAGCTTAAAAAACCAAATGTGATTGTTATTGTATCAGATGATCACGCCTATCAAGCCGTCAGCGCTTATGGTTCAAAGTTAATTCATACCCCAAACATTGATAAAATTGCAAAGGAAGGCATGTTAATGAAGGAAGCGGCGGTAACTAACTCAGTTTGTAGTCCTAGCAGAGCGGTTTTGCTAACCGGAAAATATTCTCATATCAACGGAATGAAGGATAATGGCACTTATTTCAATGGTGCACAAGAAACACTCCCTAAAATTTTTAAGAGAAATGGTTATCGCACTGCGATAGTAGGAAAATGGCATTTGTTTAGCACGCCAACGGGTTTCGACTATTGGAATATCTTGCCAGATCAAGGGAATTACTATAATCCTGGCTTTAAAAAGAATGGAAAGGATACCGCTTATACTGGTTACGTAACGGATGTAATTACCGATCTAGCATTAGATTGGGTAACCAAGAATAAAGACGAGGCGCCATTTTTTTTGATGTTACACCATAAGGCGCCGCATAGAAATGTAATGCCGCCCATAAAATATTTAGAAAAGTTTAATGATAAGAAATTTAAGCTGCCATCGAACTTTTATGATGATTACAAAGGTAGAAAGGCCTTGCAAATTCAGCAGGTAACGATGAAGGATCATTTGGATATTCGTTATGACAGCAAGATACCATGTGATACCTGCCAAATAAACAAAGTAAACGATTGGGCACCTGCAGAATATCAAAGAGAAATACAGCGCTTAAGGCCAGATGAACGTAAAATCTGGGATGCTGCTTACCAGAGAGAATATGAGATTTTCAAAACCTTAAAGACGAAAGATGAAATTGTACGCTTTCAATTTCAGCGTTACATGGAAGACTACCTAAGGGTAGTTAACTCGCTGGATGATAATGTTGGAAGGGTGCTACAGTACCTGCAAGACCAACACCTATCAGAAAGTACCATAGTGGTTTACCTATCCGATCAAGGTTTTTATTTGGGCGAGCATGGCTTGTACGACAAACGGTTCATGTATACAGAATCATTTAGAACACCAATGATGATTAAATATCCGGCAGGTTTTAAAGGCGGACAAAAAACAAGTTCTTATGTACTTAACCTAGACATTGCACCAACTTTGTTAGATCTTTGTGGTATCAAAGTGCCTGAAGATATGCAGGGTGTATCAATGAAAAAGCTGCTTACTTTAGGTAAAGATGAAAACTGGCGCAAAGAGGTTTATTATCATTACTACGAAAAGTCGTTCGGTTTAACCAGGCATTATGGCATTAAAACAGAGCGATACAAATTGATTCATTTTTATGACCCTGTTGATACTTGGGAATTGTACGACTTGAAAAAGGATCCAAAGGAAATGCATAACCTGTATGATGATCCAACAAAAGCAACACTAGTCAAAACCTTAAAGGAGCGATTAAAAGCTTTACAGCTGAAGTATAAAGAGAAAATTTAA
- a CDS encoding two-component system response regulator: MKKRILIVDDQPLSIEPMTMLFEEEGYEVKTMNTHKGIFTAIDEFQPDIILLDVFLNDNDGRYICNLLKSMHKTQAIPIVLISGVMDYETILSDDVCQDGFLQKPFDLDQCTILVKSLVN; this comes from the coding sequence ATGAAAAAGAGAATCTTAATAGTTGACGATCAGCCCTTAAGCATTGAGCCAATGACGATGCTGTTTGAAGAAGAAGGATACGAAGTGAAAACAATGAATACCCATAAGGGCATATTCACTGCAATTGATGAATTTCAACCAGATATAATCCTATTGGATGTTTTTCTAAACGACAATGATGGTAGGTATATCTGTAACTTGCTTAAATCAATGCACAAAACACAAGCTATTCCAATCGTTTTAATTTCGGGAGTAATGGACTACGAAACCATCTTAAGCGATGATGTTTGTCAGGATGGATTTTTACAAAAACCATTCGATCTAGACCAATGTACAATCCTAGTAAAGTCCTTGGTAAATTAA
- a CDS encoding FMN-dependent NADH-azoreductase yields the protein MKKILHIISSPRGAASYTIRLGNAIIEKLQLAYADSTVKEFSLVEERFPHLEEAHLNAFFAPVENRTQENLIAIEHSDEAIAEIMEADIIVLGVPLYNFSVPSNLKAWIDHISRVGVTFKYDQNGPEGLIKNKKLYIAFSAGGVYSEGPMASYDNAVPYLKSVFGFLGITDITVVRVEGTNIPGIQDNALAKGIESIVVN from the coding sequence ATGAAAAAGATATTACACATTATTTCTAGCCCCAGAGGAGCGGCCTCTTATACCATCAGATTAGGAAATGCCATTATAGAAAAACTTCAATTGGCCTATGCCGATAGTACTGTTAAGGAATTTAGCTTAGTTGAAGAGCGTTTCCCACATTTGGAAGAAGCACATTTAAATGCTTTTTTTGCTCCTGTAGAAAATAGGACACAAGAAAACTTAATTGCCATTGAACACTCTGATGAGGCGATCGCCGAAATTATGGAAGCAGACATTATTGTATTGGGTGTGCCTCTTTATAACTTCAGCGTGCCCTCTAACTTAAAAGCTTGGATAGATCACATCAGTAGAGTTGGTGTAACCTTCAAATACGATCAAAATGGCCCAGAGGGATTAATTAAAAACAAGAAGCTTTACATTGCTTTTTCGGCTGGAGGGGTTTATTCTGAAGGACCGATGGCTAGTTATGACAATGCGGTTCCTTATCTAAAATCAGTTTTTGGCTTTTTAGGCATAACCGACATTACTGTTGTTCGCGTAGAAGGCACTAACATCCCAGGGATTCAGGATAACGCTTTAGCAAAAGGCATTGAAAGTATTGTGGTTAATTAA